The Christensenella timonensis DNA segment TAACTGCCGTTACAACATACTTTTGCGGGGCGTGTCCTGAATAGTAAAACGGATAGCAGGTCACGAGAACGAGGGTGCTTTCCTCGGACGCAGCAAAGCGAAGGTCTGAATCGCTTTCCAGTATTTCAACCGACTCGACCTCATAGGCGTACTGCTCTTTATTCGGTGTTTCAAACATAAGCTGCTCCCCAATTTCAATGTCTTTCAGGATCCTGAATTGTGTGTTGCGGTGCCCCATCAGGACGCACGGCCCGACTTTCGGCGGCAGGGATGAATTATTAAGCCAGCCGATGCTGTTTTTCAAGGTCTGCGCTGTCACGTTATCCATGACAGTAAACGCCTTGTCCCGGATATAGAGTGTGCCGACCACATCCTGATCCGATTGGCCGGATGCGCGGGAACCATTGATTTCGGGCTGTACCGCTTCTCCGCCCTGTACGACTTCAATTTCTTCCTGTCCTATAGCGACGGTTGAACCCAATCTTGTAAAGCTGTGCGACCCTTCCTGTTGTCCTATGTCTATGTACTGATCGCCGCCTATGGCAATGAAAATCAGCCATGCGGCAAAGACGAGTACACTGATAATTATGAGGCCTCTTAAAATAGTTTTCATGGTAACTCTCATTTCTCAAACGCTCTGCAAAAGGCAGGAATAATTCCTGCCTTTTGTATTACTTCTCATTGTCCTCAGTCTTGATTTCCCGCTTTTTTCTCTGCCTGCGAATCATGAGCGTTACAAAGAACGTTGTTCCAGAGCCGAGCAGTATCAACGCAATAAGACCTGCGTATTGATCCGTATCCAGGCCGAGCTTCACAAAGGGCGCGTTCTCTATCCTGAGTTCAAGCGGCTTATCATATGCCGTTTCCTTCGTCACAGTGAACGCCACCGGTGCTGCGGGGAAGTAATTTTCCGGGATAACGGATTCCTCCAGCCAAAAATCGGCAAACGGCAGTTCCGTTATCAGCACCGTTCCATCATCCCCAACCATCGCCGCAGTTTCCGTCCCGGCAGGATCATATCGGTACAGTCCGTCTTTCACTTTGGTAAGCGGCAGGGCGTTTTGCAGGAAACCGGACGTCTTGACCGTAAAGCCTGCTCCTGTGAGCGGTTCGCCGTTTTCATCCACCTTTATAACCTTTACGGCTGTTGGTTGGTTGGAGATGCTTATTTCGACAATCTGATGTGTGCCGTCGATCACGATAGGATATTCCCGCTCGGACAGGATGAAACCGTCCTTTGTTTCCTTTTCCCGCAGCACATAGTTTGCATAAGGGAGCATCCCGCTTTCCCCATATCCCTGCTCGTCCGTATCGAAAATGCTGACCACATTTCCGTCTTTGTCTGCAACCTCAAATTCAATCCCTTGCAGTTTACGGTTTGTGTCCGCAGCGTCGCTCTTTATAA contains these protein-coding regions:
- a CDS encoding class D sortase, whose protein sequence is MKTILRGLIIISVLVFAAWLIFIAIGGDQYIDIGQQEGSHSFTRLGSTVAIGQEEIEVVQGGEAVQPEINGSRASGQSDQDVVGTLYIRDKAFTVMDNVTAQTLKNSIGWLNNSSLPPKVGPCVLMGHRNTQFRILKDIEIGEQLMFETPNKEQYAYEVESVEILESDSDLRFAASEESTLVLVTCYPFYYSGHAPQKYVVTAVID